The DNA window AACGCTCCTCTACTTGATGATGAATGTTTATATGAGTAATTAAGCAATCAATGAAGAGATACTTTTTCGATTTAGTTTCTAATAAATTGCGCATATCTGAATTTtcatcaacaatttttaattagCTTCTTGGATGAACTTGTTACATCACATATGATATCGAATTGCCGTATGGATAGAGTTGATATAGTTTTCCACTGCTCACAATAGCGGTGTTGTTGAATTTTCTTCAGTGAGTTGTTCGTATTGGACGGCTGCTTCTTCACCTTCATCATCTTTTGCACCTTCTATCCCAGCCTCGCTGTAGATAGTAAGAACATTCACActcattaaattcaaattcttgtAAAACAGCTAtactttatttttcatattacaCTTGTGCAATATAAAATGAAAGTATTTGTGTGGCACTTACTTTACTGAATAGATAATCAGCCCAATGGCAACGACACCAAATGCTAGAAAGTATAACCAATCCACCTGCAATGAATTTTAAGCTCATTGAGGTACGtacgttaaatataaaaaatatataaacactatTCTCtgacagcttaagtttttagagtagaacggttgtttcacatagtaTCAGAATAGGAGTTTCTGAGTTCAAGTCACGCTAAGCTCCTAGTATTtctaattttctcccatttaatttaagtccacaTTGTGGACCTTGCAAAAAgtttcgagcccagacgtgaggtgagttttaagtataaaaatagtgttaaatataaaaatatataaacaccgcCCTCTAACAGTTATTAA is part of the Ananas comosus cultivar F153 unplaced genomic scaffold, ASM154086v1, whole genome shotgun sequence genome and encodes:
- the LOC109705459 gene encoding uncharacterized solute carrier family 35 member C320.08-like, whose translation is MQMSGATLFNLSLLTSDMWAVLIRIFFYRQQVDWLYFLAFGVVAIGLIIYSVNEAGIEGAKDDEGEEAAVQYEQLTEENSTTPLL